cAGTGTGTTTGTGTCGGTGGTTGGCTGGGACCCAGGATCCTGACGCTCCCTGAGGCTCCCACCCCACAGCACGCTTACCGGCCGCCCATGCTCCAGGACCTCGTAGACGCTGTTGGTGTAGACCCGGCCCTTGATCCCAGCGCGGTCGGTGCTCAGCTGGGGCAGCTCGTGCAGGAAGTGAATGTTGGGGTCGGCCACGCTCAGGTTATCACACACCCCGCAGTCCAACGGGAAGAGGATGTGCAGCCGCTGGCTCCCTGCACCCTGAAGTGTGTTGTTGTGGAGCTTATTATAAGCTTGGATCCGGGCCTGGAGCCCTGGGGTGGGCAGGTCCAAGAAAGAGGAAAGATCATTTCCACAAACCCTGCATCCAACTTGAGCCAGGACAGAGACCCAGGTCATCAGCCCCTGCAATGTGTGGGTGTGAGGGACCCAAGGGTCCAGGCCACTCTCACTGCATAAGAGAAGCAGAATATCCATTAATTCCTGCTGTCCTCCATCTACTACCCTGACTCTTCTCCTGACCAAAGAAGCTCTTCCCCACTCACTTCTCCTGTCCTCAGATTTTTGCATCAGCTCCACTCCTTCCTACCACAGGCATCAGGGCTCTAAGAGACAGACAGAGCCCTGACAGGTGGCATTCCCAGGTGCACAAGGCCAGGCCTTTGGCTCCAGACCCATTTCCTGGTGGAAGCCCCAGTGATCAAGGGAAGACAGCAATGAGACATGGAAGAAATGCAGGCTGTGCCTGCAAGTTAGAGCAGTGAGATACAGGACCTCTACAGCAGAGTGGTCAAGGCGCCTGCCTCccggcagacctgggttcaaatcctggctccatgCTAGCTGCATGGCTTTGGACGAGTTATTTCATCTCTTGgaacctcaattttcttatattgaaaatAGAGATGATGATTATCCCTTCCTTGCAGGATgggaattgaaaaagaaattgtaCATGCAAGCCACACGGcacacagtaaatatttattaaaagaattcATGGGTAAACACCAACCTGTGTGCTAGCCATGCCAAATGCATAACAATTATGCCAAAAGACATCCATCTAGCATGCCACATACGTGCAGAACATGCTTGAAAATCCATTATGATGGGAAGCATTTTGttctcaaataaattttttttctcttcttcctcttattGGTAGTTCTGAACTTTAGATATTCTTATTTTATGGGATCAAAAGGTACCTAAGTATATGATTGTGAATGGAAAAATAGGGGACAAATCAGGTATTGgcagtttttccattttcatttatgtgtgaatttttaatataaatgctgGGACATAGAGCATTAATGTAAGTTAAACGTTTCAATGACCAAGTTTCAACAATTCAAttttataacaattataaataaacctGTTAAGTTTTTCTGGATAATGCCAACATTTGGATTTTTATAAACAAGTAAATTTCTTATTGATGGCAACTAAATggtgtttataatatttttaccaCACAGTAGATTGCATCTATTCACTGTACTTTTTTGAGTTGTCCTACATGCaagtatttgtttttaatgttgtCTGTCTTTGGTGCTGTTCCTGTAAGTTTGCTATTAAAATacactaaagtaaaaaaaaaaaaaaaaaaaaatcatgggtgaccttgggccagtCACTTAATGCCTCTGAGCCCCTTATTCCTTACTGTAAAACAGACATAATAATAACATCCTTCATGCTCACAGGGAGGGCTTGGGAGTCAAATGACTTAGCAGGCATGAACCTGCTTTGAAAAGTATAGAGTTCCGGAAGTACAAGAGGCTGTGTGTCTTATCTGTCTGGTAGGTCTGGAAGtgagggagaagggaaaggacCACCTGGCAGGATGAGCCGCAGGTACCCGATGTAATATGACCACGCCAGTCCATGCGCCACGTTGAAGTTCCTTTTCTCACAGACAGCAGAGACTTCAGCTGGGGTCAGACCCTGTGGATGGCAGGATGGGGCTGGGGGTCCTCCATGAAGGACCCCCAGGGCCCTCTTCTTCCAAGAATGCTTCCCGATCTGCTGCCAATGTGGTCCCTTCTCTTTCGTTGTGGAACCTGCTTTTCCAGGATAGTGTAGGCTCCATACCAAGGACTCCAACCCTTAAACTAGTCCCAGAGCTTGCCTGGCTCTACTCCCGGTATTGAGTTTAGAGCAGATCATACAAGCCACAGCTTCCCCTTGGCCACCTCCCTTCATGTCCTATCTGGAAGGAAGGCCCCCACCTCCCTTCGTGTCATACCTGGAAGCCCAAGATAATGGTCAGTGCCTGTGAGAGGCCCAGGAGGGCAAGCATCCAGGTGAGGGGCAGGCCAGCCGTGTTtgggagagaggagaagaaataGCATGACAGCAGCAGCAGGGCCGCACGGCGGATAGGGCAGCCCAGGCAGGCCCGCAGAGCCCTCCAGTAGCTGCCGTGGTACCTGCAGGTGAGAGCCAAGCCCAGGACCCAGCCCAGCTCAGTCGGAGAGGCTTAGGGAATGACAGGGCTAGGGGGCAAGGGTGTGACACACGTAGGGGTGCTCACTCGCCATGGGTACTACAGGGAGTCACCTGGAGTGGATGTGGTACAGCTCCTCAGCCAGACTGCAGATCCCCCTTAACAGCAGTCCCAGCTGTAGGGAGGCTAGGTGGAGCAACAGCCACTGGAGAGTGTGGTCTAGCGGCTCATCCAGACCCCAAAGAGCCACCACACAGGCACACAGCAGGACCAAGGCTGCCTTCTGGGCCCCGAGGCCCCTGGGCCGTGGGACGGATGGATGCAGGCTGGAGTGGGGCATCTGTGGGCACCAAGAAACCCATGGTTGTGCTCCCCTCACTCTCCTGCCCTTCAGGGACCAAGGTACTGGTTGGGCGCCTCTCCCAGCTCACCCCTTCCCTGGTGCCCGACCACACCCAGAGCTGATCTTGGAGACACCTTTAGGTGACAGGCTGGGCCTACACCCTCCCAGAGCTCCTGCTGGGAGAGGTTCAGAGAATGCAGAGCAGGTGGAGAGGTGCATGCCTGTGTGCATCCACGCCCCACTGACACTCCCCCCAGGGAGACCACAGGTGTGATAAGAAAGAAAGGCAGCAACTGCCCCAGAGTCACACTTGAATGTCCTGTGAGGCCCCCACCTACCCAGGGACCCTCGGAGACCTGGGCATCCCTTCCCTGGAATTCACCCTGGAGGGACCTTAGTCAGTGAAACAGAAAAGCAGAGTtcagggagtgggggcagggcagCCAAGGGGTGGCCCACTCACCTCTGGGTCCCTGTGAGCGCTAGTGCTACCTCCACCTTCCCCACCACAGGTTGTTCCTggaagatgaggaggaggaaAGGCCTGGTTCGGTGGCTCCCAGCAGCCAGGGCAGCTTCTCTGGACCCAGCCTGAAAACGAAAGACTAAAGTAAATTAAAGCTTTCCCCACAATCCTGCAACCCTGGCATTCTACCAGACCGCACGCAGCTTTGGGTGTACATGAGAGGAGGGTATTTCCTGTCGCCTAGGAGGAAGGAAGAGCCCTACCCCCAAGCCCTGTTGAGCGTGCCTGAGTCTTAGGATAGGGAGTAAAGTTTGAAAAGGCCCCTGTTCCATCCCCTTTGCTACCACCAAACTGAGACCATTTAGAAACTCACACTCACCTGCACCCATCGCCATGAACATCACGTTCCCCTCAAGTCCCCACGATCAAACACACAGCACCCCCCACACAAAGCAGGCCCCCACACACCTGGCCAGAGGCAACACGCGCTACCTGACGCTgccctttctctctgtttttattgTGATTTCCAGAAACAGAGCTTCTTCCCCCTCTAAGACCGTGACATCAGGAAGGAGGTGGGGAAAAGGAACGAAGTTCCTGAAACCAGAGCCTTTCTAGTGAAGGGCTTAGTGATAGCTGAAGGTCTGCAGCGGAGGCAGGCAACTTCACAGGAAGTGGCCACGCCCATGGCTTCTCCCACAGAGCCCAGTGGTTCCAGCCAGAAAGGCGCTCACATGGCTAATAAAAGCGTTCACTGTGctccagacactgtgctaggtgTTTACATATAGTATTTAACCTAATCTGTCCCACTACCCTGTAAGACGGGCATGTTACTCCTTTTTATAGACAGGTAATCTGAGTTCAGTGCGGTGCGGTGACTTCCCCAGGGTTCCATGGCTGGTACGTGAGGAAGCGGGGACCTGAAGCCAGGGGGTTGTTCGCAATCTGCCTTGCTCTGTGCCTTGAGTTTACAGGAGGGAGTGGAAGTGACCAGGACCAAATTTCATGCCTCAggtctctgggggtgggggagtgggaagTGTGTTCTGGCCTCTCCCCCGCAAGCTGATAAGCCATTAGGAAGGCAGGAACAGCCCAGGGGAGGGGCTGGGCGGACAACCATGGGGCAGCAGCCGTCCATTCCTGCCCAGGAGGGATGGGCCTTCCCTggaccccaccaccaccaccacatcaTTACCAGACTTGTGAAGACACACAATACTCCTAGATGCTGCTGACTTCCCAGAAGAACCCAGGCTTCTGGGAAATTCTCTTTTGGGAAAATCATTTCCTAAGAACAGATGGAATTCCCTACACTTTCTCTCTTCTACTGCTAGTTCACAAAAAAGGGACTTCCTGAGTTGGGTCAGGGCTCAGCTACTAGAAACAGAAAGAATGTCAAGGCTGCTCAAGAGAAGTCCTAAGTTGAATCCTCCCAGAGTAGGCAGCTAGCTGCCCACCTGCCCCCGAGGGCCTAGCCATGCCAAGCAGCCACGGCCACCACAGACCTGCCTGGCTGCCCAGGACCAACCTCCTTGTGTCCCACCACTGATGCCAGCTCAGCTGCCCCACACCAGGGT
This region of Tamandua tetradactyla isolate mTamTet1 chromosome 20, mTamTet1.pri, whole genome shotgun sequence genomic DNA includes:
- the STING1 gene encoding stimulator of interferon genes protein produces the protein MPHSSLHPSVPRPRGLGAQKAALVLLCACVVALWGLDEPLDHTLQWLLLHLASLQLGLLLRGICSLAEELYHIHSRYHGSYWRALRACLGCPIRRAALLLLSCYFFSSLPNTAGLPLTWMLALLGLSQALTIILGFQGLTPAEVSAVCEKRNFNVAHGLAWSYYIGYLRLILPGLQARIQAYNKLHNNTLQGAGSQRLHILFPLDCGVCDNLSVADPNIHFLHELPQLSTDRAGIKGRVYTNSVYEVLEHGRPAGTCILEYATPLQTLFAMSQDGRAGFSREDRLEQTKLFCRTLEDILADIPESQNNCRLIVYEEPAEGSSFSLSQEILRHLRQEEREEVTVGNLGSTVVPSSSVLSQQPELLISGMEQPLPLRTDFF